A region of the Amphiprion ocellaris isolate individual 3 ecotype Okinawa chromosome 22, ASM2253959v1, whole genome shotgun sequence genome:
TTTCGAATAACTGTCATTGTTAATCaagtttcttgtctttttcaggAGAATTTAGGTTAGTCTAATTACTCTAACTAATCTAATTGATTGAATCTAAAATGTTAACCTTGAATGGTCTAGTTAttattagtgtttttatttattttttattattttactaattttaccCTTGTACCTATCCATGTGTCTTAGCTTGTTTTAATGGATTTATCCGTTTTTGCATTATAAATTGCACAATTATTTCTAATAGTTTTaatgattttacaaattttacctttaaatatctatctatctatctatctatctatctatctatctatctatctatctatctatctatctatctatctatctatctatctatctatctatctatctatctatctatctatctatctatcagatGTTTCCTAACTCACCACCAGAGGCTGGCTAAAGCTCCGTCGTGCTATTATTTCATTATCttcatcattattgttattatactaACACTCGAGCTGCGTCTACATGTATTTTCTCACGCAGGTAGCTCTGGTACAGTGAGCGGGGAGGACAGGCAGGAAGCGGCGTGGGCAGCCTCCCTGTGTCACCGCCTGCGTCAGACCAGACGCCAGGAGGGAGTTTTCCACTGACGAAAAAGGCTGCGCTTCTCGGCAGTCTGCTACAGACAAGGGAAGCGCTTCAGCTGGTACGGAGCCCCGTACGGCGCACGGACGCACAGACAATAGCACCGAGACACCGTGTGTATATGCGGGGATCACAAGGCGCTGCATCTCCTTCGTGCCATTCGGATTACTTCCACTGTTAAAGCCGCTGCTCATCCGACGCTATTTGGTCCCTGATGGTGATCGGATACTTGAATTGGTGGTGAGTAGCTACAAGATAGAATCGGGGAGTTCGCCGCTGGTGTTTATTGAGCCACCGTAATCAAATGTGTTTAACCTCAGCACAGGAGGGAATAGTTTCACTGTCGGTGTCATTTAAATGTCCTGTTAGTGTCGCTGTGTGGGGGGGCGAGTCATGTTTAAAGCGCTTTATTCTCCGgatccctttaaaaaaaatacatttagttAACTTGACTCGTTATTGGAGGTAAATAGTGGCCGCTTGTTAAAGTGAGTTACTTCATGTACAGGTGATCACAAACTGATAACAGCAAAGAAATGTAATGATTAGTTGATTTAGGAGAGATTCCAGCAATGATTCACTTACTGGTTTATGGATTATACaaatcagtgattttttttatggttttttttttgcaaacttcCCAGCGCACGCCAGGGAGGTTTGCGCGTTGCGTTTGCggtgttttcctttctttttgtctttctttgttattttttggatGTGGATTTAATTTGTGCGAACTGTTGATGAGGTCGGCTTTGTGTATTCAGCCCGTGTGGAGTTGTTCTTGTTCACCTCAGCGGTGCTGGTGCGCCTCTTGTAACTAGAGCGACTCCTGAAGGCAACTACATCTGAGCGCACAGCTGACAGGGCTGCTGTCATTAGAATTAGCATTAATCATGAGGAATGATCGGGTCAGGCGGTGGAAACTGCGCCCGGCCGGCTTCACGACGCACGGTCTAGGTTTAATAATTGATTCCTGATTGGTGatcgatttttttttcttctaaatgtatttattttttaacaaattaacCTCCGCGCAGGTAGCAGCTCCGGTGCCAGGTGCGCAATGTTGAGCTCCTtcattgtttaaatattttcttgccacaaCCGCTCATTTATTTTGGAACATAAATCCCTATTAAAATGTGCGTTAATTTAATTCCTAAAAGCGCAGCGATCCTCCTTAATGATTGGCTTTTCTCACCTAAAGctgtttatttatgcatttcCCCCCCAGATATGACACCGCTGTcttatttttaaagcaacactgtgtctgtttttgataAAGCGACTGAATCAATTCAGTCGTCTCTAGCGCGACCTCACCCGGATCATTTTTGGAATCATGTTTTCTGGAATTAGGCTACAGAGAGCTGAATGATCCTTTGTTTACTGAGAGGGAATCTAACACTGGGTGCTGTGCATTTAATGTGGCATGCCTTTCCCAGGAATGCCCAGAGATCTTAAACAGCTCTTTATCTTCTCTTTTGGAAGCCTTTTTTTATCTTCCCATTTTAGCCCACATTTTATACTCTTGATTTCCCTAAAAACAAGAACTGACCAGTTTGTTGCCCTCTCATGAAATCTAGCAGGATTGACATGAAAGCTGCGTGAGCATTTGGAGGGATTTCAAGCACAACAAATGCCATCCATACCTCCTAATTCCCCCCATCTTCACCATGTGATCCTGCGTTCGGTTAACCTTGTGGTGCCTGCAGCTGTCAGACACAGCATAGATAATCTGGATGGCCTCTTCCTGTGCACTGCAGTGTAGGTTTCACAACCTCAGGAAGCTTGTGCACACTTTTTTAGTATCCATCTCCCCCAGCTgggagaggcagcagcagcatgctGGGTTCAAACAAGGTTGTCTGTGCCTGCTTCATTTTGGTCACGCAGGATGGCCCCACGCTTTTGTGCCTGGAGACGAGAGAGAGGAGTGAAGTGAGGGAGGCGGAGGGGGGAGGTAGAGCTTGCTGACAGTCTccaacacagcagcagagagctCCCATCTGCTTTGTCCTCTCCCAGCATTCCATACAGCAAGTGTCCCAGACTGGAACACGACCCCTGAACCCACAGTCGcctcctcccttcctccacACTCGCACCCATAAAGCTGCACATATTCTGCTGTTACGCAaaagagattattttttttcccctaagtTTGCTGTTTTACACCCTGATACTGATCCTTGCAAatctgacaggaaaaaaaaggaaacacagctgcattttttttttgctctttctgcGTAGTGACTACCACACCTTTCCTAGGAATTAAAGTGAAAACTTGTCTTCAAGTAGGAGTAAACCGACCCAAATCAGTGAGAGTCATCTGCATGCATCACCAGGACATTCAAGTTTGTCCTGTGCTAGAGATTAATGACAGCTGAGGGCATGCGGGGTCCACGTGCAAGCTAACACCCTGTCAGGTGTGGCGAGGAAAGGTAGCTCGATCAAGTGCCTTCAGGGAGTAGGACTTTCCAGTGGTTAGCAGTAGAAAACACATCTGGGTTAGATAGAGTCTGTGTTCTTCTCCCACTATTACAGCAGGAGTAGCGCTGCCAGAATGGAATTCCTGTGGCTTGGAGACAtgacattatttatttgttttgtacaaTCCTCCCTCCTTCTTCCCACTACCTCTCCTTTTTGGAATCAGCGTGTGCACGGGTCGAGAGCAGAGGAACAGAATGTTTCTGTGGCACAGTCACGGCCAGCTTTTGGGCTCCAGTGAGAACAACAGGCTCATAGAGGAGAAAGCTGCAGCTCTCCCTGCATtgttccagcaggtggagcGCTTCTCCACCAACAGCTGAGTTTAAGAAATGAGCCAGTGTTTCCCCCCTCTACAGCTGTGCAAGAGCTGGAATCCAGCCCGCCGTCACCTTGATGGCTCCAATCAATTACCTCCGTCTTCGCGGTGACAGAGCTGGAAGTGAGAGGTGCAATGCCTTGAAGCCTTGGGGGGGGCGGCCTGTCCAGACACGGTTGCGCACACGCAGGAAAGACTCCCAGGCTCATCATTATCACATTTTATGAGCACTCAGTCAGTCATTCAGACACTGCACAAGGTTGTCAGTGTGCCATGTAAATGCTCTCGGCTGGCTAAGATTAGTGCGACTTGTCGCTCCCACCCACACTGCTATCAGCTGCAAAGGGGCTGGACAGGCAGTGCAAGGGGGCAAAGTCAACTGTGACTTGTCCTGTTGGGCTGCAGGGCAGATGGGGGGCAGTTTAAACAGGCTGCTTTCTGATGCCTCTGcagaaatgtgtgcaaaaatGCTCTTATAGATTTTTCTGGACAAACAAAAGATAAGTTTTAGTGCTTCTGATTGTActtccaataaaataaatgcctTTAGATAAATTTCCAAGACTACagccttcattttttttagcagctACCTTCAGTGAAGAAGTTCAGCTATGTTATCGTATTagatttattattgaatcttgTGAAACTAACCGTAGCCTTTCTTACATCCTGTTCCCCCCTCTTCGAATAATTTAAGGCTCCTTAATAAGGACTTTAGAAGCTGTCTGCGGATGAAATAGAAATGAATTGGGATTCTGAAGTCGTATGAACAGCCTGTAGCTGCATGTATCAAGATAATCTTATTCGACTGACATAGTTATGCATCTGACTTGAGCTGTGTAGTGCTTCTGGTGACAAATCTCCTCGCCAGAGATTTATCTTCCCAACTCTGTGACAACTGGCTGGGGAGCACCTCAGTGGATGCGTCCTTTATCTGCCTGCCTGTGTGCGGTTGATGGAATGACAGTGATGCATAATTTAGTGCGTGCTGAAAACATGCTGTGCTCCCTCTCTGACTCGGCTGTCCGATCACATCCATTCTCCATTTAGAGCAGACATTCACAGGCACTGCTTTCTTGAGGAGCCAGCTCTGAATTCCTCTCTTTTatctttgttccttttttttttccaccgtCTCCCTCCACCCTTTTGCAAATGAGTCATTGTACGATGTTGTCTTTTTAGCCCCAGTCCCTTGTTCCATCCTCTCTCCACGCTCTCTTGGCCTTGTTCTGTGGGTGCAGTGGCTGAGGAGGCTGAGAAGCTCCAGATTGACTACAAGCCATCCCCTTGCCAGGATTAACCTCTCACCATTGTTTCTGCCCGTTGAACAGGATTAACAAATCAATGTGTCAGGTAGACTGCAGTCAAGAGACAATGACCCAGTTCTGACACCACtgccccccaccaccacctctctgcctctcctccCCCTTCTGCCTCACTGCAGCCTTTAATTAAAAAGACTTTGCTTAGCTGGCGCTATGCACTCCCTTGAGGATGCCTCgcagctttgttttctttttttttttcttttttttttgcagggaaTTGGGGGTGGGAATAATGGCAAAAATGTAAGGTGAACCCCTTATGCGCTCCTCTTTTCCCACACAGAAACATACATGCAGCGGCGCAGCATCTAAACCACACATGCTGTCTGACAAGTGAACACGTAAGCAACAGATGCTGCGCCCAGGTGTTTCTAAATTTTTTCAAGGCAAATCCCATGATGTGATAATATTAGTAGCTGTGAAAGCCATTTGGAGATTATTTCGTGCTTGAGTAAGTTGATGGATCGGAATTTAGTGGCTTCTTCACTCATTGGTTCtgtgatgtaaaacacactgaGGCGCTGAGGTGGCTACAGTGTGGAGaaagctttttgtttgttgcagAGACAGTATGAGCCAACTTGACCTATTGCAAGGTGATTCATTCATCATATGAACACCGGGGACAACAATATCTGACTGCAGCAGTAGCAATAACCCCCTATACAGCTGCAAAGCTGTCCTCGCTGCCTATACAAAGGTGTCAGCCTCTTGCCCTTGACTCTGACTTCGCCTTCATCCTTGTCAAAAGGAGGACTGGTTTTGCATAATTGCTCCCTGTTGCATGCCAAAAATGACCCTTTCCTTGCAAACCCgcttaggtgttttttttttttttcctattcttCAAGTGCTGACACTTGCATAACATTCTGACAAGATAAGCCTGACATGCAGGTTAAAGTCATTGGAGGATTTCTGACGTATCCTTCCTTTGGCACATTTATCTGTCTGCTAAGGGCTGCTGGTGACACCTTAGCCTGCTGGCAGGACGGCTTGGTGTTTATGTGTCTGAGCCATGTTTTATCTAATAATTGACATATTTAGGACTTAAATTGAACTTGATCCAAATGTGAAGTTGCCTAATCTGTAATtacccaagaaaaaaaaaaaagcttttaaaaaaaaaaaaaaaaagtgcaaaaattaccTTTGACtgtgagcatttttaaaattataggcattacagagaaaatatttgaacaaagacagttaaaaatagccaaaaattgAAGTGGATTCACAACatgctcaagctgcagcagctgtaagTGTTTTTGCTTGGATTCCGAGGACAGTAAACAGTGCGATGGTGAAATGATCTCTTTATGGGTAAAGTAAAAGCCTCCTTTCCCATTCCACATCATCGTTGGGAGTGTCTGCGCTGGAGTACAGCCCAGTCATGTCTTCCCTCTCCCTTCACTTCCTTCCTCCCTAcacccctccatccctccttgTTTAAGTTAGCAGGAGTTCGGCCCCAGACTGTGATGATGACTTGTCCTGTCTGGAAGCCGCCATCGCCTTGCACTTCCCAGAAGTTGCAAAGAAGGTTGTCTGTTGTTTTCTTAGGCCTGTGCGAGACATTTAAATCCCTTCGCCAAAAACCCTGTACTCAGAAGAGGTTTCACAGATGTTGGGCAATATTTTTGAAGATTAGAGGGTAAATGGCATTGAGAGCTGTGAGTGGTGATcatctcttctttctttttttttttgcctgcctCTATCAAAGGATTGATTGTTTGTATTGCTGAACCAGCAGCTCCTCACATGAGCGCTATGAAGAAATGCAGGAGTTGCACAACAAAACATCTTGACGATATACAGCTGCATGTGCTGTATGTACCATGAGTTCCATGTGAACGCATTAAACGGGACAAGTGGCAATTTGCTTTGGCTTCGGCATGCATGTGTGATTGCGAAGGCTGTCTCGGGAGAATGGCTGAAATGAAATGTCTATGGCGAGATGATTGGGTCACCTTTGTTCAGTCTTTCCTCTAATCAATGCGTTTGCTGAGCTGATGGGATTTGGAAGAGGGTGAAGGGTCCAGTAATTGTTGACTTAGGCGAATACGACTGATTGATTGCTTCCTGTGCCATGACTAACTCCCACTCTCAGCTGAGTGCAGCACAAGACTGGAGTGCGTATAGTCTCACATGGCCGAGCACAGGACTCGGTTGTACCGGTGACACTGTACAAAGACTGCACGTGTCTACAAAGGCTTCCATGTAGCATGCAGATAATGAAAGTGTGTATGTCCTTTTAAAGTTGTTCAAACGATCGTGGATAATTTGCTAACAGCCCCTCCGTCTGTTCCTTCCTCCAGATTGTTCGCACTAGCGCCATGAGTGGGCTACTCAAGAGGAAGTTTGAGGAGGTGGATGAGGACCCATGCTACTCCTCACCTTCACCCTCTTCCCTCTCCTCTGCCTGCTCAGGCTGGGACTCAGAGGGGGAGAGCTGCTACTCGGACACCCTGGATTCAACTCCCAGCAACCCCAGCTCCCCAGCAACAAATTTCAACAGTGAGTGTCCTCCCAGAGTGAGAGCAAATCATAGAAAGAGCTGATGATACatgcttcttttttaaaaaaatgtattctcTCACCTTGTCTTTAACATCCACGAAGGCTCTAATAACAAGCCCATAAAAAAAACAGGGGGAGAGGTTAAGGAATTTAGGCAGCTGGCACCCCATGAAACACTTCACAGAAATGATTTCAGACTTCTGCAATGAAAACCTCTTTTGATTTCATGCCCCGAAGCTGCAAAACGGCTAATCGCATTATACAGTGGCTGCTCACCTTGGCTCCATCTCCACCTTTCTCCCAGAAGccttgcagacagacagagcctCACCTTTCCTTGAGAGATGTGGGTCGAGCCGCTTCAGGGTGTTTTTGTCTGGACCTGGGTGCGTCTCCTTGGTCTTTAGGGTGACCGACCGGGTTGGAAGAGGGATTGTGGTGAACAGGAGAAGGGCAAACAGTTGTGAGGTTTCCAGGATGGTGGGGCAGGAAGCCAGGAAGAGAAGCGTGGCAGGTTGCCAAGGCAGGGAACACACAGAGCCTTGTCTGAAGCCTGGGCATGCACCCAGCACAGGTGCTGAAAGAGGCTGGGTGAAGGGATACAAAAAAGGGGGTAGGACAATCAAGAAAAGAAGCCATGTAGACACATCTAGAAGAGCAGATTGGATGGACCATTATAATCCAATGTTtgtgttggacagaaagttgtTTGCCATAGTGAAGCAAAGGGGGTAAAAACAGCAAGCAAAGCTATCTCATTTAAAGGCAGTAGAGAGGGTGTCATTTGTCTCCTGTGGGTGTCATAAGCCTGACTGGATTTGATGGATGTGAAGCTGAACCTGGCAGTTTGTTTCATCTGTGTTCCCCCCTTGCAGCAGATTAGACGACATAGTAAGGCTATTGTGTGCCGCTCACCTGTGTTGAGGCAAAAGATGACTTTTCTTCGTACCCACTTCGATTTTTACTCACCAGTTTTCTCATTTGACTTCTGTAACTTTCAAGGCCAGTTGTTCAGGGtgtcatattaaaaaaaaaaaaaagaaaaaagaactccTCGGCTGGGAATCTAAAAGGGGTTTCCCACCACATAATAAAGGTAATGCCCAACACATGTGCGTGGTGGATTATCAACTTtttctgtgctcacataaaaaggaaaaaaatgctctggTGGCTTTAGCAGAGGAAAAAGTTGCTTGTCTGAGGTTTAAAAGTTGTGTTGAATGTTCCTGGGCGTTGGAAGTGGAATTTATAATAAAGCTTAAATAACTTGAGATTTTTCCCACATATGGTTCCACTCTGATTCCCATAtggttttattgtatttgtctGGGTATAGAAAGATGGCTCGTTGCTGTGGGTCGTGAATGTGTTTAACAGAAAGAGGACCTTTGACTCCTGTCAGTTTCTGGGCCATTTGTGGGGATTGTCAGCTAGCAGGAAGACCAGGGTGGGCAGGTTTTTATTCCTGTCCTGAGAACTACACTTCCACCCTCCACCCCATCTGGAAGCCTCAAGCATTTACTCACCGCTCAGTTTGTGATCCTGGCTGCTCTGCTTCCTCCACTGTGTTGGCCACCAAAAGGAAATTCCTGGTCAGGGTGGTTTTTGTCGCACAGTAGGACAAGAAACAAAGCTAAATGGATTCTTGGTAGTTTAGGTTTCACTTTACAGGATGTAAGTGTGTTGGACTCCTGTTAGCCGTGTCTTTTAATTGGGTACATGATAAGGCTAGGGCAATGAATCAGAGGGGTGTCCTTTTACAGTCTGCTCAGCAGCATTTACACACATCTCAAGGATTCAAACGTGGGGCATTATGCCATCTAGTGGCACAAAAGAATGCTCCAATGCCAGTCTCTGTAAACCTTCTCTTTCCTTTGGATACTATATATTCTAAtcctgccttttttttcttctacagcAACCTCTATCCTTAAGAAATCCAAGAGAGCTCGACGAGGCAATGTGACATTTGACCAGGTGACGGTGTTCTTCTTCCCTCGGTGCCAAGGCTTCACCAGTGTACCCAGTCGGGGAGGATGCACTCTGGGCATGATGCAGCGCCACAGTGCACTCCGCACGTATACGCTTGCCGAGTTTGCTGTGGAGCAGCGGCTCCTACGCCAGGAAAAACTCATCAACAGACTCAGGGAAGAGAAGCTGGAAGCTCTCAAACTGAAGGTGAGCAGCGttgcaaagaaaatgtgttagtTTGTTGGTGAAAACTATAAagaataaactcattttctgATTTCGTGTAACAATTAAATATGATCTCTCTGTTCACTCCAGCTGACTAAGAATGGAACCCAAGAGAACGAGGAGGCGGATCGGCTGACCGTGGACGACATCCCAGAGCAGGACATCGACATCAGTGGTGCCAACCTTGATGAGGGCTCTTTCCTGCAGCCTTACCCATCGAAACGGCGCTACGCACTGCTCAAAGCAGCTGGCGTGAAGAAGATAGACAAGGAGGAGAAGAGGCAGCTGCACGAGCTGAGGATCTCCAGGGAGAACTGTGGTTGTGACTGCCAGGGCTTCTGTGAGCCTGAGACGTGTAGCTGCAGCCTGGCTGGCATCAAATGTCAGGTAAGAACTGAAAAAGTCCTCAAAATTTCCTGCTCATTAAAGCTCCCTGAGACAGTACAGCTGGGAGGAGTTTCTGTTACATGTTTGTGAATAGCAATTTAActtcttccttcttcctcttgcaGATGGACCATTCCTCTTTCCCGTGTGGCTGTACCAAGGACGGCTGTGGAAACACGGAGGGCCGCATCGAGTTCAACTCCACCAGGGTACAGACGCATTACATACACACTATCATGAagctggagctggagaagaGACTGGAGGAGCAGTCcagcacagaggaggaggaggagaacacaACAGGTGCCACCACACTACCAGCAGTGCCCTCCTTCCCCTTTAGCTCCGAACTGGCAGCAGCTGGAGAGAACAGTTGCAGCAGTGACATGACGGACTTATCAGACTCTTCAGGTCAGAGTGAGGACTCAGAAGTAGGCCAGAGCCCGTGTGAGCATCACACTCAGCTGGATGTAGATGAGAAAGGCCTGAGCCGCATACTTTGTTTCAGCGACACAGAGAACTGCTCGAGAAGCAGCAGGGACGGTGGGGATAAGAACTGTAAAGACACTTGTTGCGCAGATCAGCAGCAAGAGCAACAGCAGCTATCTACGGAGGCATTTAGTAGCTTTAGCATGGTGGACTTTGCTGATGAGAACGACAACATAGACGCTGCACTGTTGGACTCTGCGGACGATCACACAGACAATCGAGCAACAGCCATTTCAGAACTTTTGGATGAAAACGCCAACCAGGGAAATGCCCTATTCCACAGCAGTAGTGTGCCACACACACCCTCTCCTACCATCGATCGCTCGGCGAGCTATAACATGGACCTGAGCCTTTCCTCTGAGTCAGACCTGGAGTTCTTTGATGGTTTCCCCTGTTTGGGGTCCAGCTCACTCTACAACTCCCTCAAGGAGTACGAGCACATGGACaacttttttcagtttcagttgcCTAGTTACCCCAGTTTCCCTGCAGCAAGTGACCCTGGGACCTGCCTCCTGGAGTCACTGATCGGCCTTTCAGAATCCGTCCCAGAACCCCCTGCCACATTTACAGACAATCAGCTGTTGGAGGAAGCCATGAAGTTGTCTGTGATGGAGTCTGTGAAAGTTTGACAAAACGTGAAAACTCGTGGACAGTGCAAGAAAAGCGGAGTCTTGGGAGGGGACTGAAAAATGCACATAAGATGTCAACATGTTGGAGGAAGCTGTGATTTCCCTCTTGCctaataaatgttcaaattccAGACTTGCCTTCAAAATGTTAGCAAAGCAGTTTGGGATTATCGCTGTGTGAGATGGCAGCTAGTGttaaaagtgaaagagaaaattcAAAATCAATTTGACCAGGCCCATAGAAACCAATGATGGCTCTCGATTCCTAAGAAAGCTCTTTTAACCAAACCAAGATCACCAACCCTAAGCTAAACAGGAATTAACTGGGGCCAGGTTGGGAATCTCAACACAGCTGAATGTGCACCTCAGGGATTTTTTTCTAGCTTTCTAGCTTTTGGAGGCAATGTATGGTGACCATTGCTGTGATGGCCTTCATATGAAACCCGAGTCAAATCGCAACATAGTCCTGCTCACGTCCTCCCTTTGGGCCAGGTGACGTGAGCAGGTGGGGTCCTCCCTGTGTTAAATCCTGAAGCAAGTGGACTCTTTGTCCACAAGATCTCTCCCATGGTACAAAACAAACCCCCTCTTAAAGCTCCTCGATCAGCACTTTATCTGTGAACATAGTTATGTATGAATAGGCATTGTTTTGGTCGTACGGGATCGATTCAACAGTTCAACGCTAAATTATGGAGTTTCATATTTATGAGCTGGATAACTAGAAATGATGCTCATACCATTACAAGCTGTAGCTGTATTGTctttattgcttttgttttaaattatttcctttatgattttattttatttatttcagataaAGCCTACTTTCACTCAAGCAGCACTGTGGTTTGATAGTTTCACCTAAAAGTGCaatcttctttccttttttccataGCACCTTTCGGTGTCGTTATGGGAAATGGGACCACAAGTCCATCAGAAAGTATTTAATATCTATTCTCttacacatttttttggtaacttattatgtcattatttcagtagttatttaatttaagacattttggCAATAACATGGGCTGTTGTAAAGTTTACTGGATGTGCCTGCTTATCAGGGGAGCAATGCCTGCCGATGGTGTGCGCACAGGGCTTCCATTTAAGCTTTGGGACTGAAAACTGTGGAATCTCCCTAATCACTGAAACTAAATTATGGGTCTGTTGTATCGCTGCCTATATTATAACCATATAAAATTACACTAATATTTTGTAACTAATTTATGTAGGATGACAAAAGAATTCTAATCACTGAcaaattgaatattttattaAGAAAGCGAAATGAGTAATTTTCAATCTGAGACAACCTTTGTAATATATGAATTATAGAGAAATGTATGCTTATGAAGGTTATTGCTCTCCAGCATTCTGAAGTATTTTTCATAGGCAGCCTTATGGTTAGATATCTTAGAGAAATGCCACTAAAACTAAGTAAATTGCAAAGATCAATTTGATTGTACTCTGAATTTTTTGGAAGTCTGTGACTTGGGTTACACTATGTTTTAAATTACACATGTAAAGGGGCTTTTGTGGATAAAAACTGCATATATTATACAATTTTTATCGCACACACAAACCCCGAAAATTGAAGAGTTGCCTCAATAATTCTAGAACAAGACCTTTCAAAGGTGATTGTGCTGTCGCCTGTGTGAAGAGCTGAGGGACACTAGAGAGTTGATGTACATATCTCACCATTTCTACAGCTGTTTCAACAGCCTTTCTGGACCCTTTAGAAATTATGCATGCAGGTCCTGTTTGTTAAAACTTGTTCTGATTAATTGTATACTTTGAAAAGTGCAGCGTGCACATTGGAAATGTATTATTCGCTTTTTGCCTTTTTGATTACTTTGAAATCCATCCGATATATGTTCTTATGCCATGAAGAGGGCACTAATTTttgcagacaaaacatttgtttctcttgtataaaacatcaaaaatctcaTG
Encoded here:
- the csrnp1b gene encoding cysteine/serine-rich nuclear protein 1b, which encodes MSGLLKRKFEEVDEDPCYSSPSPSSLSSACSGWDSEGESCYSDTLDSTPSNPSSPATNFNTTSILKKSKRARRGNVTFDQVTVFFFPRCQGFTSVPSRGGCTLGMMQRHSALRTYTLAEFAVEQRLLRQEKLINRLREEKLEALKLKLTKNGTQENEEADRLTVDDIPEQDIDISGANLDEGSFLQPYPSKRRYALLKAAGVKKIDKEEKRQLHELRISRENCGCDCQGFCEPETCSCSLAGIKCQMDHSSFPCGCTKDGCGNTEGRIEFNSTRVQTHYIHTIMKLELEKRLEEQSSTEEEEENTTGATTLPAVPSFPFSSELAAAGENSCSSDMTDLSDSSGQSEDSEVGQSPCEHHTQLDVDEKGLSRILCFSDTENCSRSSRDGGDKNCKDTCCADQQQEQQQLSTEAFSSFSMVDFADENDNIDAALLDSADDHTDNRATAISELLDENANQGNALFHSSSVPHTPSPTIDRSASYNMDLSLSSESDLEFFDGFPCLGSSSLYNSLKEYEHMDNFFQFQLPSYPSFPAASDPGTCLLESLIGLSESVPEPPATFTDNQLLEEAMKLSVMESVKV